From the genome of Gemmatimonas phototrophica, one region includes:
- a CDS encoding NADH-quinone oxidoreductase subunit C yields MTAPVPVPPVTAAAADVMAAVATDVHGMPMTPVNVPRHGAPANPTAAVLTARFGSDVLRTEVVWGETTVFVTRDAIHRIVRFLHDEPSERYDYLVDVTAVEYRDGTRPLEVVWHLRALGHRRFLRLKVELPKRGALWVPSVMDIYSGADWLERECYDMFGIRFEGHPDLRRLLMWEQYKEGHPLRKDFPLRGRFSRAEQLKQVLAADPEARYSMEELSIADAFDSLPEDMKRRLADRAAHGETEEGE; encoded by the coding sequence GTGACGGCGCCTGTCCCGGTTCCGCCTGTCACCGCGGCCGCCGCTGACGTCATGGCCGCCGTCGCGACCGACGTGCACGGTATGCCCATGACGCCGGTCAACGTGCCGCGCCACGGGGCCCCCGCCAATCCGACCGCGGCCGTTCTGACGGCCCGGTTCGGTAGCGACGTCCTGCGCACCGAAGTGGTCTGGGGCGAGACGACGGTCTTTGTCACGCGCGACGCCATCCACCGCATCGTCCGGTTCCTGCACGACGAACCGTCGGAGCGATACGACTATCTCGTGGATGTCACCGCGGTGGAATACCGTGACGGGACACGCCCACTGGAAGTGGTCTGGCACTTACGCGCGTTGGGGCATCGCCGCTTTCTGCGACTGAAGGTTGAACTGCCCAAGCGTGGAGCCCTGTGGGTGCCGAGCGTCATGGACATTTATTCGGGCGCTGATTGGCTGGAGCGCGAGTGCTATGACATGTTCGGCATCCGGTTCGAAGGCCATCCGGATCTTCGGCGGCTGCTTATGTGGGAGCAGTACAAGGAAGGGCATCCGTTGCGAAAGGACTTTCCACTGCGGGGCCGCTTCTCGCGCGCCGAGCAGCTCAAGCAGGTACTCGCCGCTGATCCGGAAGCGCGCTACTCGATGGAAGAACTGAGCATCGCCGATGCTTTCGACTCCTTGCCGGAGGACATGAAGCGGCGTCTTGCCGATCGTGCGGCCCACGGCGAGACCGAGGAAGGCGAATGA
- a CDS encoding NADH-quinone oxidoreductase subunit B: MQVDPGAQDGWITTRLDFLVNWARAGSLWPMPFGTACCAIEFMATAASRYDLARFGMERLSYSPRQADVLLCAGRVPLKLAPVIRRIYQQMPQPKWVISMGACASTGGMFDNYAVVQGIDTIIPVDVYVPGCPPRPEALIHGIMMLQKKVMQERLKDSTRHVEIEPDPSSQLYIPPSRIDELSEPFGNSVHQTRSAP; encoded by the coding sequence GTGCAGGTTGATCCGGGCGCACAGGATGGCTGGATCACCACGCGCCTCGATTTTCTCGTGAACTGGGCGCGCGCCGGCTCGTTGTGGCCCATGCCCTTCGGCACGGCCTGTTGTGCCATTGAGTTCATGGCCACGGCCGCCAGCCGCTATGACCTTGCACGCTTCGGCATGGAGCGCCTCAGCTACTCGCCACGGCAGGCGGATGTGCTGTTGTGCGCGGGGCGGGTGCCGCTCAAGCTCGCGCCGGTCATTCGACGCATCTATCAGCAAATGCCGCAGCCGAAGTGGGTGATCTCCATGGGGGCATGCGCCTCCACCGGTGGCATGTTCGACAACTATGCCGTGGTGCAGGGCATCGATACCATCATTCCCGTCGATGTCTATGTCCCGGGGTGCCCACCGCGTCCGGAAGCGCTGATCCATGGCATCATGATGCTTCAGAAGAAGGTCATGCAGGAGCGCCTCAAGGACAGTACGCGTCACGTCGAAATTGAGCCGGATCCGTCCAGCCAGTTGTACATTCCGCCGTCGCGAATTGACGAACTGTCGGAGCCGTTCGGCAACTCCGTGCATCAGACCCGGTCGGCACCGTGA
- a CDS encoding NADH-quinone oxidoreductase subunit A, with translation MLRTYLPVLLLLGFVILNAVLILGIAHLTTKSQPTAVKSQPYESGISPLGDARERFSVKFYLVAMLFIVFDIETVFMIPWGVHYRQLSCQVPLVSNACPTGQLSFFGLGEMLVFALILVVGFLYVWKKGALTWD, from the coding sequence ATGCTACGTACCTATCTGCCGGTTCTGCTGCTCCTGGGCTTTGTGATTCTGAACGCGGTGCTGATTCTCGGCATCGCGCACCTGACTACGAAGTCGCAGCCCACCGCGGTGAAATCCCAGCCGTACGAGTCCGGTATCAGCCCGCTGGGTGATGCCCGCGAGCGCTTTTCCGTGAAGTTCTACCTCGTGGCCATGCTGTTCATCGTCTTCGATATCGAAACGGTGTTCATGATCCCGTGGGGCGTTCATTACCGGCAGCTCTCCTGCCAGGTACCGCTGGTGTCCAATGCCTGCCCAACGGGACAACTGTCGTTCTTTGGACTCGGCGAGATGCTGGTGTTTGCTCTGATCCTCGTGGTCGGATTCCTCTATGTCTGGAAGAAGGGAGCGCTGACGTGGGACTGA
- the dcd gene encoding dCTP deaminase, whose translation MGLCSDRWITRMAREHGMIDPFEDRQVRQGVISYGVSSYGYDMRVASEYRIFTNVLSSIVDPKQFDPKSFVEFEGDVCIVPPNSFALARSVEYFRIPRNVLTLTVGKSTYARCGIITNVTPFEPEWEGYVTLEISNTTPLPAKIYSNEGIAQVVFFTGDEEPDVSYGDKKGKYQGQHGVTLPRI comes from the coding sequence ATGGGGCTCTGCTCAGATCGCTGGATCACGCGCATGGCGCGCGAACACGGCATGATCGACCCGTTTGAGGATCGCCAGGTCCGCCAAGGGGTCATCTCCTACGGCGTCAGTTCATACGGCTACGACATGCGGGTGGCGTCCGAATACCGGATCTTCACCAATGTGCTGAGTTCCATTGTCGACCCGAAGCAGTTCGACCCCAAGAGTTTCGTGGAGTTTGAGGGAGACGTCTGCATCGTGCCGCCCAATTCCTTCGCCCTGGCCCGGAGCGTGGAGTATTTCCGCATTCCCCGCAACGTGCTCACCCTGACGGTGGGCAAGAGCACCTATGCCCGATGCGGGATTATCACCAACGTCACGCCCTTCGAGCCCGAATGGGAGGGGTACGTGACGCTCGAGATCTCCAATACGACCCCGTTGCCAGCCAAGATCTATTCGAACGAGGGGATCGCGCAGGTGGTGTTCTTTACCGGCGATGAGGAGCCGGATGTGAGCTACGGAGACAAGAAGGGGAAGTATCAGGGGCAGCATGGAGTGACGCTGCCGCGGATCTGA
- a CDS encoding DUF389 domain-containing protein — MLRSFDLRRDQREAEEIHEAVTGGVRSAGTNLWVLMFAILVASIGLNVNSTAVIIGAMLISPLMGPIVAIGYGAGVNDFGLIKRAVRTLGLFVGISLLTATLYFSVSPLSQAQSELLARTTPTVWDVAIAFFGGAAGIVALTRREFSNVVPGVAIATALMPPLCTAGFGLATRNLAFFGGAFYLFSINAVFIALATLLVVKVLRLPARADIDPVVRRRTRLLIGGAVTAMLVPSVYLAWQLVQAEYFSASAARLVRELAADARYIVLASDIDARQRRLTLTLGGDVPPAGLAAQLAAQLKSPTARTASVDVRFLGSSTAALQSLREELTQTTRGATAQTSVLQRQLAQLQVEASSAQTIRNEQIALLAELRAEYPEARTVNVAIGEQRRVSDSSAAPVTVVHLDFDKSVPVDETRLRARLAARFPTRRLDLLVTKAQ, encoded by the coding sequence TTGCTCCGTTCCTTTGATCTTCGCCGTGACCAGCGCGAAGCGGAGGAAATCCATGAGGCGGTAACCGGTGGAGTTCGTTCCGCCGGTACCAACTTGTGGGTCCTGATGTTCGCCATTCTGGTGGCGTCAATCGGCCTGAATGTCAATTCGACCGCTGTGATCATCGGCGCCATGCTGATTTCGCCGCTCATGGGTCCGATTGTGGCCATCGGATACGGCGCCGGAGTGAATGATTTCGGTTTGATCAAACGCGCGGTGCGCACGTTGGGGCTCTTCGTAGGCATAAGTCTGCTGACGGCGACACTTTACTTCTCGGTCAGTCCACTCTCGCAGGCACAGTCGGAACTGCTGGCGCGGACCACACCAACCGTCTGGGATGTCGCCATTGCCTTCTTTGGGGGGGCGGCGGGGATTGTGGCTCTCACCCGCCGGGAGTTCTCCAACGTGGTGCCCGGTGTGGCAATTGCCACCGCGCTCATGCCGCCCTTGTGCACTGCCGGCTTCGGATTGGCGACGCGCAACCTCGCGTTCTTTGGCGGCGCGTTCTATCTCTTTTCCATCAATGCCGTTTTCATCGCACTCGCCACACTCCTCGTCGTCAAGGTGCTGCGCCTGCCGGCCCGTGCCGATATCGATCCGGTGGTCCGGCGGCGAACACGTCTTCTGATTGGTGGTGCAGTGACGGCGATGCTGGTGCCGAGTGTGTATCTCGCCTGGCAATTGGTTCAGGCGGAATACTTTTCGGCGTCCGCCGCCCGCCTCGTGCGCGAACTCGCGGCGGACGCTCGGTATATCGTGCTTGCGAGCGATATCGATGCCCGTCAACGACGACTCACGCTCACGCTTGGTGGCGATGTCCCGCCGGCTGGACTCGCCGCGCAACTCGCCGCGCAATTGAAGTCGCCAACCGCGCGCACGGCGAGCGTGGACGTCCGATTCCTTGGCAGTTCCACTGCCGCGCTGCAATCATTGCGCGAGGAGCTCACCCAGACAACGCGCGGAGCCACCGCCCAAACCTCCGTGCTGCAGCGGCAGTTGGCGCAATTGCAGGTCGAAGCGTCCAGCGCACAGACTATTCGCAACGAACAGATTGCCTTGCTGGCGGAACTGCGCGCTGAATACCCGGAGGCGAGAACCGTGAACGTGGCCATTGGTGAACAGCGTCGTGTCAGTGACAGCTCCGCCGCCCCCGTGACGGTGGTCCACCTCGACTTCGACAAATCGGTACCCGTAGACGAGACAAGACTGCGGGCACGATTGGCCGCCCGTTTTCCTACACGTCGTCTTGATTTGCTGGTCACCAAAGCCCAGTGA
- a CDS encoding twin-arginine translocation signal domain-containing protein, which yields MKIPDRRSFLSKLAALGAAVGVGAPSTALGVERPLVEDPWVSRVRGKHRVVFHSHLPTEGLALRWAQTFLDSQQRQYGIVEQDCTVVVGLNGRSIGWLFNDAVWAKYPSIGETMGVASAKNPNTSLVAALVPRGVILLACANSLRASGSRFLPAPARSDSAQTAAFAAEATDNLLPGVEVVPSMVVTLQQAQDRGCRYVYAGG from the coding sequence ATGAAGATTCCGGACCGTCGCAGTTTCCTGTCGAAGCTGGCCGCGCTCGGCGCCGCCGTCGGCGTTGGTGCTCCCTCCACCGCACTGGGCGTCGAGCGACCGCTCGTTGAGGACCCCTGGGTGTCCCGTGTAAGAGGGAAGCATCGCGTTGTCTTTCACTCCCACTTGCCCACGGAAGGACTGGCGCTGCGATGGGCACAGACGTTTCTCGATTCCCAGCAGCGCCAGTACGGCATCGTCGAGCAGGATTGTACCGTGGTGGTGGGACTCAACGGCCGCTCCATTGGTTGGCTCTTCAACGATGCCGTGTGGGCGAAGTATCCGTCCATAGGGGAGACGATGGGGGTCGCGTCTGCGAAGAACCCCAACACCTCGTTAGTTGCGGCGCTCGTTCCCCGGGGGGTCATTCTGCTGGCCTGTGCCAACTCGCTCCGCGCGTCTGGCTCACGTTTTTTGCCCGCTCCGGCGCGGAGTGATTCGGCGCAGACCGCGGCTTTTGCAGCAGAGGCCACCGACAATTTGCTGCCAGGCGTCGAAGTTGTACCATCGATGGTGGTCACCTTGCAGCAGGCGCAAGACAGGGGCTGTCGCTACGTATACGCCGGCGGCTGA
- a CDS encoding c-type cytochrome: protein MSAFRDSLPLNSGNALRCMSCHLDNGTRATAMPWSGTALRYPRYRSRPGYAESLARRVNECIARSLAGRMLPENGREMRDMLAYIETLRDRARPSGVDTVKLTGEGWRGRVHYINSCARCHGVTGQGDAVSPALWGPRSFSIGAGMARQFTFATFVRYNMPLDHSITLSAQHAADIAAYVLSLPRQDHPGKERDWPRSDPPRDVAYATDGARRAGRSLPTPRPLLARRVFPDSLRKP, encoded by the coding sequence ATGAGCGCGTTCCGCGATTCGTTGCCGCTCAACAGTGGGAACGCGCTGCGCTGCATGTCCTGCCATCTCGACAATGGTACACGGGCGACGGCCATGCCGTGGAGCGGAACCGCCCTGCGCTATCCCCGCTATCGGTCACGCCCTGGCTACGCAGAATCCCTGGCCCGACGGGTGAACGAGTGCATTGCCCGCAGCCTGGCAGGACGTATGTTGCCGGAGAATGGCCGCGAGATGCGGGACATGCTCGCGTACATCGAAACCCTCCGTGATCGGGCACGGCCTTCTGGTGTGGATACCGTAAAGCTTACCGGAGAGGGTTGGCGCGGCCGTGTACACTATATCAACAGTTGTGCCCGCTGTCATGGTGTAACGGGACAGGGGGACGCGGTCAGTCCCGCTCTGTGGGGGCCGCGCAGTTTTTCCATTGGGGCCGGTATGGCGCGCCAGTTTACGTTCGCAACATTCGTGCGGTATAACATGCCCCTCGATCACAGCATAACGCTCTCGGCGCAACACGCCGCGGATATTGCGGCCTATGTGCTGTCGCTTCCTCGGCAGGATCATCCAGGCAAGGAACGGGATTGGCCTCGCAGTGATCCGCCGCGCGACGTGGCCTATGCCACCGATGGTGCTCGGCGGGCGGGGCGCTCGCTCCCAACACCCCGCCCCTTGCTTGCACGGCGAGTATTCCCTGATTCTCTGAGGAAGCCATGA
- a CDS encoding succinate dehydrogenase/fumarate reductase iron-sulfur subunit, whose protein sequence is MKLTLNVWRQPASQAPGKLETYTLDGVGPDMSFLEMFDMLNEQLTLEGKEPVAFSHDCREGICGSCAMMINGQAHGPWKGAATCQLHMRAFKDGDIITVEPWRASPFPVVKDLVVNRGSFDRIIQAGGYISVNTGGARDANEILIGKDVLDEAMDSAACIGCGACVAACPNASASLFTGAKISHLGHLPQGQPERDKRALAMVEQMDLEGFGHCTLAGECQEACPKEISIDVIKRMNRDYLVASAKRQEPRAAVGSG, encoded by the coding sequence ATGAAGCTTACTCTCAACGTCTGGCGTCAGCCCGCCTCACAGGCTCCGGGCAAGCTCGAGACGTACACGCTCGACGGTGTCGGGCCCGACATGTCGTTCCTCGAAATGTTCGACATGCTCAACGAGCAGTTGACGCTCGAAGGGAAGGAGCCCGTGGCGTTTTCGCACGATTGCCGAGAGGGGATCTGCGGCTCGTGCGCCATGATGATCAACGGACAGGCGCATGGGCCGTGGAAGGGTGCGGCCACCTGTCAGTTGCATATGCGGGCATTCAAGGACGGCGACATCATTACGGTGGAACCGTGGCGTGCCTCGCCCTTCCCGGTCGTGAAGGATCTGGTCGTAAACCGCGGCTCGTTTGATCGCATCATTCAGGCGGGCGGCTACATCTCGGTCAATACGGGCGGTGCCCGCGATGCCAACGAGATCCTGATCGGCAAGGATGTGCTCGATGAAGCCATGGACTCGGCGGCGTGCATCGGGTGCGGAGCGTGTGTGGCGGCGTGTCCCAATGCCTCGGCGTCGTTGTTTACCGGCGCCAAGATTTCGCATCTTGGTCACCTGCCGCAGGGGCAGCCGGAACGTGACAAGCGGGCACTGGCCATGGTGGAGCAGATGGATCTGGAAGGCTTCGGACATTGCACACTGGCCGGTGAGTGTCAGGAAGCCTGTCCGAAGGAGATCAGCATTGATGTCATCAAGCGCATGAACCGCGACTATCTCGTGGCGAGTGCCAAGCGGCAGGAGCCGAGAGCTGCTGTCGGTTCAGGCTGA
- a CDS encoding fumarate reductase/succinate dehydrogenase flavoprotein subunit, which translates to MLDLNPKIPSGPLESKWDQHKFSMKLVNPANKRKHHVIVVGAGLAGASAAATMSELGYNVSCFVFHDSPRRAHSIAAQGGINAAKNYQNDGDSVRRLFYDTIKGGDFRAREANVYRLAQVSVNIIDQCVAQGVPFAREYGGLLANRSFGGAQVSRTFYARGQTGQQLLLGAYSALEKQVAAKKVQMHTFEEMLDLVVVDGHARGIVTRNLLTGKITSHAADAVVLATGGYGNVFYLSTNAMYSNVTASWRAHKKGAAFANPCYTQIHPTCIPVHGEHQSKLTLMSESLRNDGRIWVPLKRGDNRPPAQIPEAERDYFLERKYPSFGNLAPRDIASRAAKEACDDGRGVGPGGLGVYLDFAESIKRLGRQTIAERYGNLFDMYQRITDENPYEQPMRIYPAVHYTMGGLWVDYNLMSTVPGLHVAGEANFSDHGANRLGASALMQGLADGYFVLPYTIGDYLAGTKLPKVDTSHAAFAEAEGAVRAQQNKFLSIKGKRTVDSFHKELGKIMWEYCGMARDRAGLTKALELIPQLKEEFWSNVNVPGSGDSLNQSLEKAGRVADFIELGELMCRDALNREESCGGHFRTEYQEEGEAKRNDDDYAYVAAWEYAGEGKTPILNKEPLVYENVHLSTRSYK; encoded by the coding sequence ATGCTCGATCTGAATCCGAAGATTCCCAGCGGTCCCCTTGAGTCCAAGTGGGATCAACACAAGTTCTCCATGAAGCTGGTGAATCCGGCCAACAAGCGGAAACACCACGTCATTGTGGTCGGGGCCGGTCTCGCCGGTGCATCGGCGGCGGCCACGATGTCCGAGCTTGGCTACAACGTGTCGTGTTTCGTCTTTCACGATTCGCCGCGGCGCGCGCACTCCATCGCGGCGCAGGGTGGCATCAACGCGGCGAAGAACTACCAGAACGACGGCGACTCCGTGCGCCGGCTCTTCTACGACACGATCAAGGGCGGCGACTTCCGCGCGCGTGAAGCGAACGTGTACCGTCTGGCGCAGGTGTCGGTCAACATCATCGACCAGTGTGTGGCGCAAGGGGTGCCCTTCGCACGTGAATACGGCGGACTGCTCGCCAACCGCTCGTTCGGTGGCGCGCAGGTCTCGCGCACGTTCTATGCGCGCGGACAGACCGGACAGCAGCTGTTGCTCGGCGCGTACTCGGCGCTCGAGAAGCAGGTGGCGGCGAAGAAGGTGCAAATGCACACCTTCGAGGAAATGCTCGATCTGGTCGTGGTCGATGGGCACGCGCGCGGCATTGTCACGCGCAACCTGCTGACCGGCAAGATCACCTCGCACGCGGCAGATGCCGTCGTGCTCGCGACGGGTGGATACGGAAACGTGTTCTACCTGAGCACCAACGCCATGTACTCCAACGTGACGGCGTCCTGGCGCGCGCACAAGAAGGGGGCGGCGTTTGCCAATCCGTGCTACACGCAGATTCACCCTACGTGCATTCCGGTGCATGGTGAGCATCAGTCGAAGCTGACGCTCATGTCGGAATCGCTGCGCAACGACGGACGTATCTGGGTGCCGCTCAAGCGCGGCGACAATCGTCCGCCGGCGCAGATTCCGGAAGCAGAGCGGGATTACTTCCTCGAGCGAAAGTATCCGAGCTTCGGCAACCTGGCTCCGCGCGACATCGCGTCACGTGCGGCCAAGGAAGCGTGCGACGATGGTCGCGGCGTCGGGCCAGGCGGGCTCGGCGTGTACCTCGACTTCGCCGAGTCGATCAAGCGTCTTGGCCGGCAGACGATCGCCGAACGCTACGGCAATTTGTTCGACATGTACCAGCGCATCACGGACGAGAATCCGTACGAACAGCCCATGCGCATTTACCCGGCGGTGCACTATACCATGGGCGGCCTCTGGGTCGACTACAACCTCATGAGTACGGTGCCCGGATTGCACGTGGCAGGTGAAGCCAACTTCTCCGATCACGGCGCGAATCGTCTTGGCGCCTCTGCGCTCATGCAGGGACTTGCCGACGGGTATTTCGTCCTGCCGTATACCATCGGCGATTATCTCGCTGGTACCAAGCTGCCCAAGGTTGACACGTCGCATGCGGCGTTCGCCGAAGCCGAAGGCGCTGTGCGCGCACAGCAGAACAAGTTCCTGAGCATCAAGGGCAAGCGGACGGTCGATTCCTTCCACAAGGAACTCGGCAAGATCATGTGGGAGTACTGCGGAATGGCGCGTGACCGGGCCGGTCTGACGAAGGCGCTGGAACTGATTCCGCAACTCAAGGAAGAGTTCTGGAGCAACGTGAACGTGCCGGGCAGCGGCGACTCGCTGAACCAGTCGCTGGAGAAGGCCGGACGCGTGGCCGACTTCATCGAGTTGGGTGAACTGATGTGCCGTGACGCGCTGAATCGTGAAGAGTCGTGCGGTGGTCACTTCCGCACCGAATACCAGGAAGAAGGCGAAGCCAAGCGCAACGACGACGACTACGCGTATGTCGCCGCGTGGGAGTACGCCGGTGAAGGCAAGACTCCGATCCTCAACAAGGAACCGCTGGTGTACGAGAACGTGCACCTCTCCACGCGGAGCTACAAGTAA
- a CDS encoding succinate dehydrogenase cytochrome b subunit, with amino-acid sequence MYALSRFWQSTIGKKIVMAVTGIIGILFVLGHMSGNFLMFKGQGAMHDYALLLRTSMPLLWAIRLGLIAAVALHALAAYQLTMMSRAARPQAYAQRRPQVTTLAAKTIRWGGVLLLVFIVFHILHMTLGTVHPQFTHLDPYNNVRIGLSNPAVAAFYVLAMAALGLHLYHGGWAVFRTLGVARPSTQPLKRTLALLIAIVVAGGFIAIPVASMAGLFPEAPALQEASAAPSPTAAAETH; translated from the coding sequence ATGTACGCTCTCTCGCGTTTCTGGCAGAGCACGATCGGCAAGAAGATCGTGATGGCGGTGACCGGGATCATCGGGATCCTGTTCGTCCTCGGCCATATGTCCGGCAATTTTCTCATGTTCAAAGGGCAGGGCGCCATGCACGATTATGCGCTGCTGCTCCGGACGAGCATGCCTTTGTTGTGGGCCATTCGCCTGGGGCTGATAGCCGCCGTCGCGCTGCATGCGCTGGCAGCCTATCAGCTCACCATGATGTCGCGTGCCGCGCGCCCGCAGGCATATGCACAGCGTCGTCCACAGGTCACCACGCTTGCGGCCAAAACCATCCGCTGGGGTGGCGTGCTGCTGCTGGTGTTCATCGTCTTCCATATCTTGCACATGACGCTGGGCACGGTGCACCCGCAGTTCACGCACCTGGACCCGTACAACAACGTGCGCATCGGGCTTTCCAATCCCGCGGTCGCCGCGTTCTACGTGCTGGCCATGGCGGCGCTTGGGCTGCACCTCTATCACGGCGGCTGGGCGGTCTTTCGCACGCTGGGTGTCGCCCGCCCGTCCACGCAGCCACTCAAGCGGACGCTGGCGTTGCTGATCGCCATCGTGGTAGCCGGTGGTTTCATTGCCATCCCGGTGGCATCCATGGCCGGCCTCTTCCCCGAAGCGCCGGCGCTGCAGGAAGCCAGCGCGGCTCCCTCTCCTACGGCCGCGGCGGAGACTCACTGA
- the mdh gene encoding malate dehydrogenase — protein sequence MVNKITVVGAGNVGATTAQRIAEKSLGRTVVMVDVVDGVPQGKGLDQWESAPVEGFDTRVIGTNGYEETAGSDIVVITAGIARKPGMTRDDLLNTNAGIVKSVSEQIKATSPNAIVIVVSNPLDVMCYVAKEVTGFPRERVIGMAGVLDTARYRSFIAEALDVSVRDIQAMVLGGHGDTMVPLISYTTISGIPIRQLMGEEQLAAIVQRARDGGAEIVKYLKTGSAYYAPSAGAVEMVDAIVHDRKRILPCAAWLDGEYGMSGLYLGVPCKLGKNGLEKILEIELTADERTALEKSAQAVREPMSVITL from the coding sequence ATGGTCAATAAGATCACGGTCGTTGGCGCGGGAAATGTGGGCGCCACTACGGCGCAGCGCATCGCCGAGAAGTCGCTTGGTCGTACGGTGGTAATGGTCGATGTGGTTGACGGTGTGCCGCAGGGCAAAGGACTCGACCAGTGGGAGTCGGCGCCGGTGGAAGGCTTCGACACCCGCGTCATTGGCACCAACGGGTACGAGGAAACGGCAGGATCGGACATTGTCGTGATCACGGCTGGCATCGCCCGCAAGCCGGGCATGACCCGCGACGACCTGTTGAACACCAACGCCGGCATCGTCAAGTCGGTCTCGGAGCAGATCAAGGCCACGTCGCCGAACGCCATCGTTATCGTCGTGTCCAACCCGCTCGATGTGATGTGCTATGTCGCCAAGGAAGTCACTGGCTTCCCGCGCGAGCGTGTCATTGGCATGGCCGGAGTGCTCGACACGGCCCGCTACCGGTCGTTCATCGCGGAAGCGTTGGATGTCTCGGTGCGCGACATCCAGGCCATGGTGCTTGGTGGGCATGGTGATACGATGGTCCCCCTCATCTCGTACACCACCATCAGCGGGATCCCCATCCGCCAGTTGATGGGCGAAGAGCAGTTGGCGGCCATCGTGCAGCGTGCGCGCGACGGCGGCGCCGAAATCGTGAAGTACCTCAAGACCGGTTCGGCCTACTACGCTCCGTCGGCGGGTGCCGTGGAGATGGTGGACGCCATCGTGCATGACCGCAAGCGGATCCTGCCGTGTGCGGCTTGGCTGGACGGTGAGTACGGCATGAGCGGCCTGTATCTGGGCGTGCCCTGCAAGCTCGGCAAGAACGGTCTTGAGAAGATTCTCGAGATCGAACTGACGGCCGACGAGCGCACGGCGCTCGAGAAGTCGGCGCAGGCTGTGCGCGAACCGATGTCGGTTATCACTCTCTGA
- the moaA gene encoding GTP 3',8-cyclase MoaA, protein MLDQFGRRIEYLRISVTDRCNFRCQYCMPVEGLPWLPKQEILRYEEIAEIVRQLAPLGLKRLRITGGEPTIRPDLVSLIRMLKAIDGIEDIALSTNGVKLPQMASALADAGLDRVNISADSLRAERVVQIARRDLGFDLVMAAKAAQDAGIAPIKINVVVMRGINDDELAEFAALTREFPWHVRFIELMPVGELRELTWDHVVPSEEVLTRVRSLGPLAADAGPAKGNGPAVYYRYEGAPGTVGVITPMTHTYCETCNRVRLTADGRLRTCLFGDHEVVLRDALRRGDPLAPLFAKALAEKPKEHALLQMQVGGLRALSQVGG, encoded by the coding sequence ATGCTCGACCAATTCGGGCGCCGCATTGAGTATCTGCGCATCTCCGTGACTGACCGGTGCAACTTCCGGTGTCAGTATTGCATGCCGGTGGAGGGGTTGCCGTGGCTCCCCAAGCAGGAAATCCTGCGTTACGAGGAAATCGCGGAGATTGTTCGGCAGCTCGCGCCATTGGGACTGAAACGGTTGCGGATTACCGGCGGTGAACCAACCATCCGCCCCGATCTCGTCTCGCTCATCCGCATGCTGAAGGCGATTGACGGAATCGAGGATATCGCGCTCTCCACCAATGGCGTGAAGTTGCCCCAGATGGCGTCAGCTCTGGCGGATGCCGGCCTCGATCGGGTGAATATCAGCGCCGATTCGCTTCGTGCCGAGCGGGTCGTGCAGATCGCCCGCCGTGATCTTGGGTTCGATCTGGTGATGGCCGCCAAAGCAGCGCAGGACGCGGGTATTGCGCCCATCAAGATCAATGTGGTGGTCATGCGCGGCATCAACGATGATGAATTGGCGGAGTTCGCCGCGCTTACGCGAGAATTCCCATGGCATGTGCGATTTATCGAGCTCATGCCCGTGGGAGAATTACGCGAGCTGACCTGGGACCATGTCGTACCGAGCGAGGAAGTGCTGACCAGGGTCCGATCGCTCGGACCGTTGGCGGCAGACGCCGGACCGGCCAAAGGGAACGGGCCGGCCGTGTACTATCGCTATGAGGGAGCACCGGGGACGGTCGGCGTGATCACCCCCATGACGCACACGTACTGCGAGACCTGCAATCGTGTCCGTCTTACCGCCGACGGACGCCTGCGGACCTGTCTCTTTGGCGACCACGAAGTCGTGTTGCGCGATGCGCTGCGCCGTGGGGATCCCCTGGCGCCGCTTTTTGCCAAGGCGCTGGCGGAGAAGCCGAAGGAACATGCCCTGCTGCAGATGCAGGTAGGCGGGCTTCGTGCGCTGAGTCAGGTCGGCGGCTGA